The window GTACATCGATTCCAATCTAATATTAGAGAAGACGGGGAATCGGCATCCGGAACCGCCCCGATTTTCCAAGCTTGTAAGCTGATATCAGCGTGCTTTGCCTTGATCGGAAGGCCTTTGCAGCCGAATAATTTATctaaatataaatatctcAATACATTCATCAATGAAATCATTGACATCTCTTTATTCATGTAATATCCTCTTTTGCCGGCTGCTCGACGTATACGGCGCGCCGGCAGCGAATTTCGGCACGGAGCCGACCGGGTGGGGCCAAGGGACCACTGAACCCCAGCCAGTTTTTCCACTCAGAGAACTCGGGCATAAAGGCTGGCAAAGCTATAGTGCGTAATGTGACGAAGTGATGGATTATGAAGTTGATAATCATCTTTGACCATCAACAGCATTGTAAGCTGTACGCTTATGGCGGTCCAAGGTAACACAAAAGCTCACCGATGTAATTGGTGTCTTACAAAAACAAGGGATAACGGTGAGGCCGACAATAGGGTATGATCATAAGGAGGCTGTGTGCACGACACCTTTGATTCGCAGGGCCTGATTGTGCTGTCTGCCAAGGAGTGCGAAGAAAAATAGGGACTGCAAAATAGAAATGCACATGCaagtttaaaatataaaCACCATTTTATAAGAGAAAAGGTTATTTAGTACCTTGAATATATCATTTAGCACTAGATCTTAAATATAGCTTAGTAACggcagtaatagcagtagtagcagtagtacggATAGCAACAGTAAGTGTTATTATGGTGTGTAAAATTAAGAAATGTGTGTTGATTATCCAAGgattccctcttcttcttcgcacCCCTTGTCTGCCTATCGCTCTACCCAAGATGAGGCGTCGGTGGCGAACGTGGCAGTGGTGGTTGCACAATGGCGTTGCAATGTGCCCAAGGAGGAGTCTTGAAGCGTTCTATCAGCTTCGCTCTCTATCATACCTATGCAGGGGACAGCTACCTACTATGAAGGTAGTAGGAGAAAAGTAAAACCCGTCAGTAGTGGATTACAAGTTTGACAACTCTGTTTTTAGAAGCAGAAGAACAATTTTCACGTTCAGATTAACTGCTAGCCCCTTCCCGGCGTCGTGGATAGTTTCCATCCTCTAGGCAAGGTAGCATCCTTGTATTGCCTGTGCACCCCTCCTCAGAGCTCATGGCCCCTGCAATGGCGTGTTTTGCGGTTTCAACCAAGTTTCGACGCCATGCTAATTGATTAAAGAGGGAGGgaggcctttttcttgttgacTGCTGGCCCTGTTTGGAGCCCAGAGAGGCACACCCACAAAACCCATTTTCAGCCAACCTGAAGCTGGCAATTTGGCAATTGGATGAAGTGAACACTGCCCTGCTTCATGCGGCCTACTTCCGTGTATACAGACGAGAGCCGCGCTGATCCTCATCAGCCCCTCGTATATACGAGGAAAGAGTACGAGGCACAGTACCAATTACTCCGCGGAAACACCAAAGGACGCCCGAAACATTGCAAGTTACTGAGACGGCCAAGCACGGAGACCGAGATTGGGGCCGGCGAGTCTTCGTATTGATGTCTGGTTCGTTACTTGTGCGCCCTCCACGTGCCATTGCCGTCGGTGGGTGCGACCTCATACGGCGATATTCAGCGACGGCGAGGCTATGCGCGATAGCCTTTCAATCTCTTTTGCGATTCACTCCTTATATGCGTtcaaggtacatgtaataaGCGATGCCTAATTTCAGTAGATCTGCAGATGTGAGATTGCCGGCAATGATGGCAGCTGAAAGCTAGCGCATTTTTGCTTTGACTTCATCAAATGGTTTTATGTCCTCGGTGCTTGGCTTCCATGGGATCAAATCAACATGTCTTTTTTCAGGGACCTCTCACAGTCTATACGCGGCCTAGTGCTCCCCCAATTTCTTAGCGCCTATTCTAAAATAGTGTAGTAGGCATTGGCATTTGATGCTTTCATGTTGCATTGGcagataggtaggtactagaCCTCCAAGTACTATAATGCGGTGGCAAGAAACCGCGGCGCTCTttaacagcagcaagacgcAGTGGCTTCTCACTGCCACTGGGTTTCAGGCCCTGGATCCGTAGCCCCGCCAGCGCCTCCCCCAGCGCCTCTTTGGGCTTATTGGCACCTAATTTCCAGCGCAAGcgcacacacacgcacacagCCAAAGTGAAGTGACCTCAACAGACAGATACGCATGGGCGTAAGCCTCCTCTTTTTCGAGGCTTGATCGAAGCTCCAATCTCCCGCCGAACGGCTGACTGGCGTTGAACGGGTTCCTTGTTTGTGCTGCGTCTGTTTTAGACCTATTTTTATTTCGACCCGACTCTATTTTCCGACTTGCGCCGTGCGTCTGATTGCGAGTCTGGACCTGGGGTTTACTGCGAGAGACGTCAACGCATACAGCGACAGGAAGCCGTCCTGGCCTCCGGGCAAACTCCACTGCGAAGCTGTCCTGTCAGCCTTTCGGGCACAACGGAGGGGATTTTCTCGGCCAAGCACACCAGGAGCTAAGCCTTCGACTCCAAGCAGCCTAGCGGTTGACGAGCCCATTGTCTTTTGTCTCCCTTGATGCCGCCCAATGCGACTCAGGCCTCCGTCGCTCGCTCAACACCGTTATCGCGATAAAGTTGTCCCGTGAGGCTCGTCTCAGACAGCCCACCCGGCAAAAAGGCGTCAGCTGCTGCATACCAGTCTCGCGAGTCGTCGCTAGCCGCTGACTCGTTTCCGCCGGCCACCTCAACACCAAAGCATGTCCTTTCGCAACAACGAAGGACGCCGGTACGGACACGTCCCGCCCGTCCAGTATCCCGTCGCCGGCCAGCCCGCCGAGCAATCCAACATGGCCCGCCAGGCGAGCTTCAAccacggcgacgacggcaccTACTACGAGGGCCATCCCCAGGACCAGTACGGCGGCGCCTTAACACACGCCCATCGCCCGTCGGCCAGCgttggcgacgacgagctctTCATATCGACCCAGCCAAACTACCCGCCCGCCCGCCCGGCGTCCAGCAACACCGCAATGTCTGGCTACGCCCACCAGTACCAACAcgagcagccgccgccgacgcccTCGCACGCTGCCTACAACCCTCAGTCGTTTGCGCCGCCCTCCAACTTCCACCGGTCGCAGTCGACCAATGTGCCCTACGTTCACCAGCAGACCATGTCGACACGATACAATGCGACCCCGATCAGCTCAAACAGCGCCTACAGCAGCCCCTCGCCGAACAACTACGCTGCCCCTCAGACATACAACCCCGCCGCCTATGCTTCTGCGGCGCCGCAGCGATATCCCACGTATCATGGgcatagcagcagcagcggccatGACCAGTCCTatggtgctggcgctggcgctgggcaGGCATCGCCGTCCTTCCCGCCCCAGTCCCCAGGCGTGCCATATCCGACGCAGTCTCCAACCAGAAACGCCTCGTACCATATGCCCACCAGTCCATCGTCGTTTGCCGTCACTGGCTCTCAATCTCAGTCTTCGGCTTATGCCTCTCCGACCTACAGCACTGGGCAGTATCAGGGATATGGCTCCAACGGCGGCAGTCCGAGCCCTGCTGCTTATTCAAACTCTCAGGCCCCATATCCAACCACCTCTCAGATGCCCTCCTATCCTGTAAACGATGGCGCCTACTTTAATCGAACTGGGCGATCAGACTCACAGGGCTCGTCTTCGCTGGCATCGCCATACATGCAGCCACTTGGATCTCCTGGAGTAGTCAGGCATCCAACCAATGCCCCGTTGCCCAATCGACCAATGGCCGATCTGCCCGAGGAGGCTACCCCCTGGGATGCAAACGGTCGCCCGCTTCCCCAGCCCCATCCGTACCGTGATGATGAGCCATACGACCAAGAAAGCATCATGCAAGAAATCGAAGCTGAACTGGGAAGGACGGATGCCCGGCCACTCCCCTCGCCGCTCCCTGCCAACGGCCAGATGACGCTTCCTCACCGACCATCGAGCAGTACAGCGACGCAAGCTGTCTATGACGATGGGGATGATTCCGACGACTTGGAGGGAGCTGCCGGCGTACTGGCCATGCAGCAGGCCGAACTCGAGGAAAGGCGATTCAGCGGAAGTAGCTTCATATACAACGAGGCGCCAACTATTGCGCATCCACCTCAGTCCAACCCACTCCCCCCGCCGCCTGAAGAGCAAGATCATAGCAGTGACAGTGACTATGGAGGGTTTATGGACCTGGGAGGTCTCAGCGGTGGCTATGCAGGTACACTTACTTACGGAGATGGGATCGGAAACTACACGGGCTCTTCCTTGTCTCAAGGATCTCCTCGACCTTTGCCAACACCAGGTCACAGCCGACCTGCCGAAGTAGACTACGGTGATACGGGCGGCTTACAGGCGCCCCGTGCCAAGCGACTCAGCTTCGACGAGGGTGACGAGCGAGTCTCCCTTCATTCCCGCCTCAGTTCAACAGCCGAGTCCCCGAACAAAGATGACTACGAAGATCTCTTTTATCACCCGGGTCTTTCAAACCGGCCTCTACCAGCCCTTCCTCCCGCCCCGGGCTCAGACACCAGCTCCATGACTTCAGGGCAACTCAACAGTGTTGTTGGATACCCCTCGTATGCTCGAAGTACGGATTCAAGAAGCCAGCAATACGAGAACCCAGAGAACTTTTACAATGGCCATGCTTCCGCCTCGTATCAGCCTGAAAGATCGGTTTCACTGGTGGGCTACAGCCATACGCCGCAGGTGCAGACACCGGCAAGATCAAGGACAGATGCGGCGGAAGAGCGCAGGAAATTGGCCAGGCAACAGGCGACGCCGCATCTGCCGTCGCAACCAATTACTGAGTACGATGGCGGAATTAATGCTCCAGTAGGAGGCTTCGACAGCATCACCCTACCCACTGGAggcaggaaaaagaaattcatTCCGTCAAAGCTTACGCCTGCCGACTTTAGGCGATGTCCAGAGCCATGGGCACTCAGTGGCATCGAAGCTTGGATCCGTGAAATGGCTGAGGGAGAGCTTGAcctgaaggagaagattaTCGAGGAGGCGTTGACCATTATGTTTACGTTCAAAGTGCCGACTATGAATGTTGCCGATGCCGAGGCTCTGAGTGCCACTGTGCTGGCTCACATGCTCAAATACGACGTCCTTCAACCTGACGAAGAATGGGTCAAGCTTGGGAGCGGCCACATCTCGGGAGTCTTGTGGCAGTTGACCGGGTCTGGATGTTACGCTTCCAAGGTGCACGATGTAGAGATTAGCGGCCGTTGCTATTCACCTCACTGTATGCGTACACTCAAAAAGGTGGATCTTGAGGGCTTGAACGAAAAGGCCGCAGACGACTGGCACGTCTTCTATAAACTGACAAAGGAAGACATGGAAACCCGCCCAAAGAAGGAGGTGGAGCGCCAAAACATTCTGCACGAAATTGTCAACGGTGAGGAGCTTTACATCAGGCAGCTGAATATCTTCCGCACGCTATACAGAGACGATTTGCGAACCAGGCAACCACCCGTTATCCACCCTGACAAGCGTGATAAGTTTTTGACCGCAGTCTTTGGAAAGCTCGATACAGTTGTTCACATCAACAAGGACCATCTTTTGGCGCAGCTCAAGTACCGCCAACAGGAGCAAGGACCGTGGATCGTCGGCTTCAGCGATATCTTCCGGGAGTGGATCCGAAAAGCTAAAAATGACTACATTGAGTATGCTACTGGTTATCCTCGCGCCGCGTATATGATACGCAAGGAGGCCAGCAGAAACCTCTTGTTCAAGAAATTCTTGGAAGACAAACAGAAAGACAAGGCCTCCTTGAAGCAAGACTGGACCCATTTCCTCATCGCTCCGCTGCAGCGTCTCCAGCGATATATCCTCCTTCTTGAAACAGTAGAGCGAAAGATGGTAGGGGAAAGCGAAGAGCTAACTAACCTTAAGCGAGCCATTGAAGAGATTCGTGTGGTCACCCTAGAGTGTGATGCCAAGGTTGCTGAGACTACCAAGAGAGTGGAAATGATGGATCTCGACCGAATGCTCATATTACGACCAGGCTTCCAGTCTGTGCTTAACCTTGACCACCTTGGCAGAACTCTTGAAATACAGGGCGATTTGCAAAGACTGAGCACGAGCGGTATGAAATGGGTGGACACACATGCCCTGCTGTTTGATCACTATTTGATTTTGTCAAAGGTGGTCATCTCTAGAGACGGcagaggggagaagaaaTACGATGTTTCCAAAGAGGTAAGCCTTTTTATATCTTGTCATTTCATGTCCAAGCAACGAACGCTAGCTAACCTTGACAGCCAATTCCGATGCCTCTTTTGTTCCTGGAAAGTAACAATGACGAGCCCGTCATCAAACAAAAGGGTATTACGGCTCCATTGGCCAGGACAGCAGCTGTTGGACCTGCCGCGGTGCCCATGAATCAGCTCAACAAAGTGCCAACAAACAATACCATCCGACCAGGCCTTGAGCATGCTGCGACCGGCTCGACCACCGGCTCATCGACGATGCTCacgccagcagcaggaccCAACGAAGGCGAAACCAACATCCTTTATCccttcaagatcaagcatTTGGGCCATGAAGTGTACACGCTCTATGCATCAAGTGCTCGAGACCGAGCAGACTGGTGCACCAAGATTGTCGAGGCCAAGACAAAGCATGCGAAGGCGCTGCACTCTCAGAACGCAGAACCGTTCAGGCTTCGTGTACTTGCCGATGCTTCATTTAACTACGACGTCGCCTCTCCTCACGCAAGATCTGCCGGGGTTCCTGTCAAGGGCACGCCGCTCGACAGAGCAATTCAGGAGTTGGAAGGCGTCCTTGGCTCTGGGCAAGGCGTGGCTCCCGTGTGTCGTGCCCAGGTGAATTGCGCCACGGCTTTCTCAGCGTTCGGCAAGGCCGTCATCGCTATCGGAACAGACTACGGCATCTACATCGCAGACCCTTCAAACCCTCGAGGATGGACTCGGGTAAGTAGATTAATTACTCTTGGTCTCAACTATTATCATTTTACTAATGTATTATAATATCTAGACGGTTCAAATCGCCAGAGTTACGCAAATCGCCGTTCTGGAAGAGTTCAACGTGTGCGTTGTAATTGCAGACAAGTCATTAATATCTTATCCTTTGGATGTGGTAGCCCCTGTCTCAGAATACGCTGCGCCTGTCAATGACAACCCCCGAAAGGCTCCTCAAAGGCTGGCCAAGGATGTGACCTACTTTGCGACTGCAAGGATGAAGGATCGAACGCTGCTGTTCCACAAACGAAAAGAAGGCTTACACACCATGTTCAAGGTCCTTGAGCCCATCTTGCAGAAATCTTCGGAAAAGAAGTCGCGATTGTTTGGAAGGGGCAAGAGTGCTTCGGGAAGCACGGAGTCCTTCCGTGACTTTGACGAATTCTTTTTCCCGACAGAGTGTTTCTCTCTAAGTCTTTTCCAGACTTACATCGCCGTGTCTACATCCAAAGGCATTGAGATGTTGACGCTTgacaagaagcagccaatcTCCATTCCCGATCTCAAGGCCGCAGCAATTTCCAATATTGCCAACCGCATCCGAGAGCAGCATCCTCTGGGCATGTTTCGACTTAACGAGAACGAATTCATCCTCACGTATGAGGATTGTGCCGTGTACGTCGACAAACACGGCGAAGTGAGTCGAACCCTCATCATGGAGTATACGggcaagcagaagaaggccaagggtGCGACCATGTACGGACAGTATCTCATTTTGTACAATGAGGACTACGTCGAGGTCCGTAACGCTGACAACGGACGGCTACGGCAAATCATTGCGGGACGCGATGTGCGGCTGATTGACTTTGGCGTGAGGGGTCCAACGGGAGACAACGCGGCACAGGCTTCGCAGGTATATAACCAAAACGGTGGCCTGTCAACGGCGGGCGACGTTTCTAAGGGAACTGTCAAAATTGCCATGTCTCATCCGGAGCTGTCGGGCAGACAGGTCATCTTGGAGATGCTTCTCAACGATGGCCATGCTGAGTAACAGCAGTGACGCAGAATTCTCTTGCTGGCACTCGCGCCGATATatgagagggagagaaagagctTTATGGATGAGACAATGTTGTTATCAATAGTGTCTTTGGAGCTCTGTTTTTATTTCCTGTTTGAACAGgctggattttttttttatgcttcttctttctatttCATCTTTCTGTTATTTCTATCTGTATCTCGGGGCAGTGGTTTTCGTATCACcagctcctttttttctcatatATCCCCTCCTTTTGTTTgtccttttattttatttttcttggCACGGCGCTtgggagaagatggatgcaACTGTTAAAGAAATAAAGCTCACGAGGGAAtaatgcaaaaaaaaaaaaaaaaaagcctctAAATGAATTTCATCATTTTCTCTTGATGACTTTAATCTGAGATGTCTAGGTAGTTTATGTCTGCTAGATACTAGATGAACGTGCTTTATACCACTTTTGACGTTTTTTTGGAATATCAatggttttttctttttggagaagatggttCAAGTGTTTCTTACATAGGAGTCACCAGGTTCGCAGTCAGTCCAGTAAATAGAGAGGTTATTGTCGGATAGAAAAACATAAAATTGCTTAAAGTGCCCTACGTGAGCAATCTAacccctttctctcttctgaTCCTTGCGGAATTCATGGTCCCCTCACTCGATACCGATGATGTCAATCGGCTTTAACATgcaataaaaaaataataaaaaataaaaccccTCTTATAGGCAAAGCAAGTACTGTACAAGCAAATCCCAACCCATGGCAAATTTTGCGCAATTAACGAGGCCCCCTCGCATCTGCTTTCCCTCTTTGTTTTAGCCATGTCTCGGCATGGCCGCGTCtatcaagatggagagaattTCATGATATGACGGATATGACGGTTAATATCAGGTCCTTGTTTATGGATATTTTGTTCAAAGcttttttcctgtttttgtgtgttttaAAGAAGCACCTTGAACTTTTTAagccttgaccttggcctcgaCAACGTCCTTGACGGTCTCCTTCTTGTTCATCTCGTGCATGGTGATGCGGCTAATTTGAGTGATTccgacgagggcgaggaagaagttgACAGCGGCGAGCCTAAGAGTGATGGGTTTCCATGTCAGTGGCTTTTCCCACctcatatttttttttcttgtctggATTATTTAACTTACAGCATGTTCTTGGGCTTAATGACAAAGCACCAGCGCGTCCAGATCAAACCGGTGCACATGAGAGAGAAGTTTTGCGCAAAGGACAGCTTCTCAGCAGGACGAGCAAAGTCGGAAATACCCGCCAGGACAAGAGCCCACTGTTGGAAAGAGTTGGAGTCAGCCAGTTGTTCAGTAATAACCCCCCCCATCTAAGAAACCCAGAGCGTATATATATGTAGATAGAGGGAAAGTCGGAAAATCCTCACCTTCATGACAGGCGCCCAAAAGTGCACCGTCTTGATGCCAACCTCGCTCTCCCACGCCCTCTTGAACCAGCTCGCAGTCTCCTGCTGCTCCCCGGACGCCGTGCTCTGCCATCGCTTGCCCTGCTGGCGGAACTGCTGGCGGAAGAACTGCTGGTTCTGGCtggtgaagaagggcgaAGATCCGGCGGCGCGTTGGCGGAGGATGGGCCGGGCGGCGCGCAGAATGTTGCTCGTAGGGGCCATGGTCTGTGATATAAATGTTTGTAATTAGCATTCTGAAAACTAGGCATCTTTATATCGCGACGGCTTTTTGGAAAGctgcccttttccttgtccttttcgcGCGATTCGTAATCGATACAACGACAGAAAACACAAAGTAGTATAATTcatgggagaagagacagGGAACAGCTCACGAAACTCactggaaaaaaagaaatattcTGGGCAGTGGAAACCAGTTCTTCGTACTCGTTTACTGCAATTGTCtaaacaaaaaggaaagtTGGAGATTGGGAGAGCTCCCGAATAACTGCGCGGGCGGAACGGTTTCCCTTTAGCACCGGGATTCAGCCGACACCGGACTTTACTTTATGCACCCGAAGTTTGCATAAGCGCATAGTTGCAGTAAGCAGGGAATTTTATGCATGTGCATAATTCCCAAAAAGCCCCACCCATAACAACGACAAATGAGCTATCTCGATACTACACTTACGCAGTTGAAAGGCGCAAGTTTCCAGACATTTCCCATTCCAAAAGCTCCCCCCCCATTGAGCCTCCctcctgctcttctctctcgcccaATCAAAATGTCCGCCAAATTCGCCTTCGCAAAGTCCCTCAAGGAGGTtcgcttcctcttctgccaGACCTCCGAGAAGAGCGCAGCTGTTCGGTACGTTCGAAAAGCCCTTCTGATATCGCTTTTAGCTCTTGCCTTGTCCACCCGTGGAGTCGCAACAAAGGTTCCAGATGTGCACCTTTCCATATATTCGCTATACCTGTTATACCTACCTTCATGGGTAGCTATGCGCAGCTACCGTTTACCAATCGCCCGTCTCGTCGAGCTTCAGAACCCGAACAGCGAGCGCATTTCCAATCTTTCCCCACGACGGAGAGAAATTGGCACATGCATACACATACACGTAAATTCAGATATAAATTGAGCTAACAGAGAGGCACTCATGTAGATCTTTCCTCACCACCCAATACCCAGCCATCAAAAAGGCCAACCCCAACACCCCGATCCTCCTCCGCGAAGCCGCCGGCACTCTCCCCAAAGTCTACGCTCGATTCGGTACGTTTCTCGACCCTACCTTCAATCCAAACTCTAAGAgcggaagaaaaagaagtagaagaacaGATGGAGATGTGATTGATTATATGCTAACTGATACATCGGTTCCAGAGTTTGGCAATGAAAAGTCACAGTCTCTCGAAGGCCTGACAGACAAGCAGATCGAAGATACCGTCTCAGGACTGGTTAGCAAAGCATAAATtggaaagaaagaattgTATATacacaaaaagaaataaaagaggaGATTGTGTCGGACAAGGGCTTCTGGCCTGCATCcgtgtgaagaagaagacgagataTCAATATGGCCTAATGACATGGACGCTATAGTGTACAAATTCAAATGCATAGATGAAATACTACACTACCACTTCAATGGCTAGCTTGTGCCTATCTGCCTGCAATGCAACGTTGCTCCAGCCATGCAAAAGTCCTAATGACAGCGCGTAGTGCCTGGTAACTGCTCATCGACAGGAATAATCAATGATAGAAAATCTGGTTCTGGCGTATCTAAATACTCGAACATATCCCCTGAATTTCCATATCCTGACGGAAGCCGTCTAACCTAACCTAATTATTACACATTATCGCAATGCAGAATGAATATAAGAATACAATAACAGCTGGTCCAACACACATATTTCTTTCTCAAACAAAGACCGTTACTGGAGTGTAGCAGATCTAATACGCGATGCAGGCAACGAAGGCCAGTCCTCTTTATCAAGGGCAGCTTTCTTGCCAGGCGATGTAGCCTTCGAAGTGACTGGCTCTTTGCTCTCGCCTTCATTTCGATGCTTGTCTTTAGACCAGCTACGCTGAATCTCGGCAGGGTTATTCTCCTGCTGCCTTGACGAAGTCTCGAAACCACCACCCGCCTTTGAGCTGTCAATGCGTCGAACAAGCTTTTCTTTCGGCTGTTGAGATTTGGTAGGCGAGTTTTGCGCAGCCATTGCCCTTTGCATAATCTTGAACTTGGACGGTGATTGGTTCTCTCTGGGtaactcttcttccccccctcATTCGGAGTGAGCCTGCTTTGTAAAGATTTGGTGCCTTGACAGTATCCACTGCTGCAACACTGGCTTTTTGAGGAGATTCAAAAGCCATTGCAAGAGGGTTAAGTCGACTTTTCTTGGAAGAGTCTGCTTCCGTTATATGCGTTACTGAGTCCGGTCTAATCGAGTCATCGGTGCTCCTCATGGACATCTGGCCACTTACAGCATACTTAGGCTGTGGCGGTTCAAATCTGCTGGTCGAGGAAGCTTCGAATGTCTTTGAAGTGATTGCAGGATATTTGTTCTTCCGCTTTTTGGGAACCTTCAATGAGCCGCCCGCGCTGCTTCTAAACTCCTGTCGACCCCGAGGTAGAGTATCATATGAATACTGACTTCTAACATTTATCGTAGCCTGTTCTATAGGGCCCTTGAAAAGCTCTGTTGCGCGCTCCTCAGGCTTTTCCACAAAATGCACAGGACGAGAGGCAGATTCGGACATTGCAGGAGCCGACGTAAGCGTATGGGAGTCTGCTCGAGGCTCTTCCTTCTGTACAAAGGGCGTCTCCGAGACAGATGGCGATATATCTCGGCTACTGCCTTCATTCTGCAAGACAGTCAATGGCGTCAAGGTTGGACGTTTCTTGGATTTCTTGGATTTGTTCCACTTTGATTTTGGCTTGATCTGGCTATTTACCGTGTCGCTCGTTTTGTTTTCATCCGCGGGTGCCTGCGAATTCGaagcagtagcatcagtCTCCTCTGATTCAGTCTGACGTGGGCCAGCAATTTTCGTTTTTGAAGATTGCGTCTCTTCCTTGGTCGTCATATTGGTGGAAACTCTGCTTTCTGGTGATACCATAGGCAGTTGAGCTGATTTGGGGTCAGAGTCCAGTGATTCATCTTTGGTAAGATGTTGAGtttcatctttggccaacTCTTCGGCTTTTGCTGACTGCTCTGCTTTGACCTTGTCCGACCCTAGCAAATTAATCGACTTGAGCTGATCCCGCTTCCTGATATGCAGTGTAGCAGTGTCTGCCTTTTCTGTTGTATTGTTCGACGGTTCATTCAGGATTGGTAGACTTAGTTGCTGGCTAGACGCAACAGTTGTTCCTAATTTTTTGGACTTTCGTGGATCCAGTGGCATAGGAATCCTATTCCAGGCCTGTTTTCGCTCTTTTATCTCCTTCTCAGTGTAGCTGGAGATTTGAGCACTGCCGTTTGTGCTAGATTCAACGTGCTTCTCGGGAGATGCCACTGTGGTT is drawn from Trichoderma atroviride chromosome 7, complete sequence and contains these coding sequences:
- a CDS encoding uncharacterized protein (BUSCO:EOG092D4NLC~TransMembrane:1 (o126-144i)), which gives rise to MAPTSNILRAARPILRQRAAGSSPFFTSQNQQFFRQQFRQQGKRWQSTASGEQQETASWFKRAWESEVGIKTVHFWAPVMKWALVLAGISDFARPAEKLSFAQNFSLMCTGLIWTRWCFVIKPKNMLLAAVNFFLALVGITQISRITMHEMNKKETVKDVVEAKVKA
- a CDS encoding uncharacterized protein (EggNog:ENOG41), with the protein product MYMLLASSLKLNTMPPFKKAIQTNLGDEALHRTRPSKALGVAILLAQAWSIATAPVTSVTNATEVFGFGKVEEAFPAASMKRDAFIVRFESESSVPQALAFGGGIFPEKEVRITIQSVHRSKWTKPRHPQQQPRKLPPLPITHQQPPRHESFAPSENHAHVQVPPRCSLASSRTSTSEPDQHEIPSRPTSTSTLPKAGLSSQRMEKQSISPVVEPKWDEKPVKLPTPTEMAVANREHFAFEEPREHAADPTSFPLQAMDYPKVGNPEKESIPCSESLPEETVIEKSISCDITTSDRDSSKCSSPKIVDIALPNTPINSTCSSSDTPKATFCNDSSPTTGTGSPISKNNNRKVKSPSPVVVEDRQHQTSSLIEEIENAARVHKEGDNETTTSSDLKKTQNPIPDTERPPITTVASPEKHVESSTNGSAQISSYTEKEIKERKQAWNRIPMPLDPRKSKKLGTTVASSQQLSLPILNEPSNNTTEKADTATLHIRKRDQLKSINLLGSDKVKAEQSAKAEELAKDETQHLTKDESLDSDPKSAQLPMVSPESRVSTNMTTKEETQSSKTKIAGPRQTESEETDATASNSQAPADENKTSDTVNSQIKPKSKWNKSKKSKKRPTLTPLTVLQNEGSSRDISPSVSETPFVQKEEPRADSHTLTSAPAMSESASRPVHFVEKPEERATELFKGPIEQATINVRSQYSYDTLPRGRQEFRSSAGGSLKVPKKRKNKYPAITSKTFEASSTSRFEPPQPKYAVSGQMSMRSTDDSIRPDSVTHITEADSSKKSRLNPLAMAFESPQKASVAAVDTVKAPNLYKAGSLRMRGGRRVTQREPITVQVQDYAKGNGCAKLAYQISTAERKACSTH